The genomic interval GCCGGTGAAGTCGGCGGCTGGGAGGAAGAGTGTGGCGGCCGCTGCGGCGAAGAAGACGTCGTTATCTCCGGGGTCAAAACCGCGCGGCAGGCCGCCCAAGTCGGGCAAGGCAGCGGTGAAGACGGAACCGGTCAAGAATCTGCGCAAGGAGGTGATGAAGAAGATGGACCTGACGACGCTGAGCGTGGGCAAGGCGCGCGTGCTGCTGACCCCGCTGAAGCAGGACCCGAAGCGAAAGCTGAACCTGGATGAAACGGTGGAGAAGGGTGAGGAGTGGGGGTTGGGGCGGGGAAGAAGGACAGTTTTAACGATGATTTGTTTTTACAGAAAAACCAACCCCGAAAGCTCGTGAGGCGGAAAAGGTGGAAAAACCGCGGGAAATCGTCAAGCAAAAAGTCGTGGCAAAGCAACGCGAACCGGAGAAGGTTCCGCCGGCGGCGGTTGCCCGCGAGCGGGCCAAGTCGGAGGCTCGCGTTGTGCGCAAGAAGGCGGAGCCGCCGCCGCCAGCGCAGGCTAGCAAGAAAGAAGACGTGGACGCCCAGAAGAAGGTCATCAATCCGGTTGCGGTGAAGAAGCAGCTGGTGGAGAAGTCGATTCTGGACAAGCGTGCCAAGAAGgtcgaggaggaggaggaggaggaggacgatgatgatgatgatgatgacgttcAGATTGTGGGAATAAGTCGGGAGACGAATCCGGTGTTGGGGCGGAAAGCGGCCCGCAAGAGTCCGCTGGTGGCGAAGCAGATTTCGCCGCTGCCGAGGAAGGTTCCGGGCAAGGCAACGCCGCCTGTGGCGGCTGGTTTGAAGCGCAAAGCGGAAGTGGATGCGAAGCCGCAGCAGGGTCGGCCGGTGAAGAACGCTAAGCTGTCGATTACGGTCGATTCCGATGATAGTGAGAGCAGTGGCGTTGAGGAGGTTGAAGATGAGGAACCGGCGCGTCGGACGACGCGGTCCAGCTTGCCGTCGGACAAGGGTTCGGCGGCGTCAACGCCGCAGAACAGTTCCGTTGGGAAGGTCGCCCCGGCTAAAGAGTCGCCAGCTTCGGCGCGAGGTAGAAAGGAGTCGGACTCGGTGAAGTCTTCCCTGACGAAATCGATCAGCATGCCAGCGTTGGACAAGTCCAAGCAGGGATTGCCGGGCAAGTCAGTGCAGACGCCGGCCGCCAAGACACTGTCCAAGCCAATGGCAGCGTCCACTCCGAAGCCTTCGGCCGCGGCACTTCCTTCGAAGAGCAAATCCGAGCTGAATCTCGTTGATCCGATTCTTTCAACCGGGAAGGCACCGACGTCGGCGGATCGTGCCAAGGCCAAGAGTGCCACCATTCGGATCGTGGACATTGGCGACATCATGAAGAAGCGAGCGGCCAGCACGCCGGACGTCCGGAAAGATGCCTacgaaagcagcagcagcagcagcgattcCGACGATGGCGAACCATCCAAGCCAAAGACCAACACCGAACTGGTGGCGTCGATTCTGGAGCGCAAACAGGCCGTCAACGTGGACCACCTCCGGACGAATCGACCTTCGAAGCGTGGCCGACCAGCCAGTGCCGCCAACAAAGCCTCCCCCAAAGGTCGTCAATCTACACCCGCCGCCGCCACCCCCACTGAAGAAGAAGACGAAATCGACTTTGAGGACATGCTGCAAACGAACATCGTCACCGCAAACAAGGTCCAGAAGGTGATGCAACCGGCGGCCGGAGCGCGCCAGCGAAGGTCCGACGAAAACACCAACAAGCGACCtggtaacaacaacaacaacctgtACAAATCCAACAACAACGGCCGCTTCGGCTCCTCGAGCTCCCTGAACCGGTCTGGGTCGGCCTCGCCCCACAAAAACCCACCCCGCATCCTCAACTCGACCATGAAGATGGGCGACAGCCGGCCCTTTGCCAAGCTGGTCTCGAACAGCGGCAACAAGCACTACTCGATCGACCTGACCGACCCGGACAACAACGTGAAGCTGGTGGCCTCGCCGGATTCGCCACcaccaccgacgacgacgacgcagcCGATCAAACGGGGTCCTCCGGTGAAGACCATTACGCGACCTGCTACGGCCGCCGGCGGTCTGCGGAACGCCGGCAACGCGCTGAACAAGCCGATTGGAGGGGCGGTGCAGCGATCCGTTTCGTCGTTGACGGCGGGATCAACAACGGGTAGTCCCAAAATGAAGAAGATCACCTGCTACGAGACTTGGTAAGCTCCACTCGGTTAAGTATCGCCCCAGATATTAACGCTAGTTCTTCCCCCCAACCAACCAGGTACGTCATCAACATCCCCAACAGCGAAAACAAACCGGAGAAGCCCTCGTTCGCCATGTCCATGATCGGCCTCGGAAACAAAGCGGACAAGATCCAGCTCCCCTCGGACGAGTGGTCCCACAAGATCATCCTGACGAAGCGGAAAACGGCCCCCGCCGACGGCGACGAGGTGTTCAACGGGGACGTCGAGGACCGTGCCATCAGCGAGGAGGAAAAGCGCAACTACGAACCGTGCAACATCATGTTCCGGCGGCGAACGGCCGTGCCCGGCAAGTTTAACCTGCAGTACGACCGGGCCGTCATCTTCAAGAACGACACCTTCTTCATCAACGTCGACGGCAAGAACTGCCAGCTGGTGGGGGCGCCCACCAAGCTCGACGACGCCGCCGACATCGAGACGCTCCTCTCGGTGGTGGACTTTGTGAATCTGAAAAACACCTGCGTCGAACTGTCGGCGGCCTAGGCGCGCGCCGGTGGCGACCATCAGTGTACATAGCTTTTTATCAAGGCGGATGACGACGAacgaaacaaacacacacatttacacacacatacacacaattTATAGCCGTACAAGGATAAACCGAGAGATGATTTATCGTGACTATTTTTCGCGGACGGGTTTCAGTTGGcttgccatttgaaaaaaagcaaaaaacccgCTGCAGGCGCTCCCCACTGAAGAAGAGAGGTAAATATCGTTGATTTTTGCATTGTGGGTAAGacctttttattttcaaagagaGACATGCGTTCAGCCTTTTTTAACAGAttgtattttgaaacaaaatataaCTGCTCTTTTGAGAGCACGCACTCCGTTTTGGGGAATTAAATGCCCTCCGCCCCAAATCAGTACTCGTTATTTATTAGCATGTCGCGTACAGATTATGTTAAGAACGTCTCTCACATCTTTTCTATAACGATTGGTTAACGAATTAAGGTGAACCTAGGTGTAAGTAGTGCATTTGCAATACAAAATAGTGGCAAAATACAGAGAGAACATTTTTTGTAAGGTTGTGTCTTTTTCGTGCTCAATGAAACGTGTCCGCGGGAAACGCTGCAACGTGGGTCTGGCCAACAATAACTCTTATCGCTATGGGTTTCGTCGTTTGTTAACAATGCGTACGCACGGGTTTTGTTCCTTCCATGCTCAAACATCTGCTCCTCTTGCCCAATATCACCGACTCTAGCCCAACCACGTGGTTAGAAACAGCAACTTCAACGAATTACCTTGACGGACATTTCTGAAACGTCAGTCTGGCCGTCCTTGTTTGGCTTGCATATCAACACGTTGTCGctttgtttctttttctcttCTACTTTTGTTTACAATGCGTACACACAGATCTTCCTCCTTCTTGTGCAGTGAAACTATCTCCAATAAACCTTTTCATCGAATAATAttctaaaaatcttaattttcgcTAATTTTAAACTCTGGAATGTTTTGACGTTTGTCGAATACACGCTTTTGGAGTTTACTTCAAAATTAGGCTAAAATCTCAACAAGTGTACAGTGAGTAGTTTTGAGTAGCCAGAGCTCAAAATTGGGTAAATCCTGAGATTCACATGAATCGTACAAGTTTTTGTAGAGTTAGCAAAATCCTGCTAAATTTTCCGaccgtttataaaaaaaaaaacattttttaaattattgatttcagttaaattaatcaattctaaatttttgaagttttgaacagttttttttggggggaacagcatctaatttcaGCGTGCCGCTGATGCTGCCATATCAGcattttgacattcaattacagctcattaaaagcgttttcaactgaaatcgagtgataaatagctcaataagaagtgagcaagcagaATAtaatatcaaaagttttgcaaaataagtggtttaaatagtgaaaatcagcctATTGGATGGAGTCAGGAGCGAGTactcaacctgtcaaacatacgagaattccccctaaatgtattgtttaaactttgttgaattttgtaatttcagattttgggtttttaattaaaaattttgttaatatttggttaacattttgaattatttaaattttagaatttgtgattttttttttaaattttcgaatgataattttttatgttttcaagtttttttaatttttgaattctacaatttatttatttaaaagaattttggaACATCTAAGAAGGAGATTCACGAAAAgaatgccctacattttgtgaCCTCGTGCTTTCCCAGCTCCGTTCTCAGCTTTAGGGTGAATTGGGCTAtaattttgagtgattttcaCTCAAACTACagttaaatttactaaaatgtTTATGAATTTCGCACAACATTGAAAAGATGAAATGaaacttgttatatttatttttgagtagattaaatttttatagaatttgattgaacataaataaattgtttatcCATGCAAAATTGGTGTATTTTTTATGATATTCGAgatgaattttacaaaatttctgaGAATTTCACTAAGACTTTAAAGAAATTATGTTTCCGGAATGCAGTTCTGAGGTTCTCAATTGATTTCTTAGTTCAAATACCCCAGAAATAAGAGGTTTTTAATAAGCGTGTGATCATACACATTAACTAAAAATGCTACACGCTCAATTCGAATAACAAATTTCGGAGTTATTTTCCCTTAGATTTCGTCATAA from Culex pipiens pallens isolate TS unplaced genomic scaffold, TS_CPP_V2 Cpp_Un0002, whole genome shotgun sequence carries:
- the LOC120417436 gene encoding nucleolar protein dao-5-like, whose protein sequence is MPRLKKKEVATPPAAAAPEAAALTLTAGRSRRTIKPNRKYLNDSIVSMPPSKTSSRSSSPDDSDLSEDEYRKNARDEEEEEDDDDDEEVVPVKSAAGRKSVAAAAAKKTSLSPGSKPRGRPPKSGKAAVKTEPVKNLRKEVMKKMDLTTLSVGKARVLLTPLKQDPKRKLNLDETVEKEKPTPKAREAEKVEKPREIVKQKVVAKQREPEKVPPAAVARERAKSEARVVRKKAEPPPPAQASKKEDVDAQKKVINPVAVKKQLVEKSILDKRAKKVEEEEEEEDDDDDDDDVQIVGISRETNPVLGRKAARKSPLVAKQISPLPRKVPGKATPPVAAGLKRKAEVDAKPQQGRPVKNAKLSITVDSDDSESSGVEEVEDEEPARRTTRSSLPSDKGSAASTPQNSSVGKVAPAKESPASARGRKESDSVKSSLTKSISMPALDKSKQGLPGKSVQTPAAKTLSKPMAASTPKPSAAALPSKSKSELNLVDPILSTGKAPTSADRAKAKSATIRIVDIGDIMKKRAASTPDVRKDAYESSSSSSDSDDGEPSKPKTNTELVASILERKQAVNVDHLRTNRPSKRGRPASAANKASPKGRQSTPAAATPTEEEDEIDFEDMLQTNIVTANKVQKVMQPAAGARQRRSDENTNKRPGNNNNNLYKSNNNGRFGSSSSLNRSGSASPHKNPPRILNSTMKMGDSRPFAKLVSNSGNKHYSIDLTDPDNNVKLVASPDSPPPPTTTTQPIKRGPPVKTITRPATAAGGLRNAGNALNKPIGGAVQRSVSSLTAGSTTGSPKMKKITCYETWYVINIPNSENKPEKPSFAMSMIGLGNKADKIQLPSDEWSHKIILTKRKTAPADGDEVFNGDVEDRAISEEEKRNYEPCNIMFRRRTAVPGKFNLQYDRAVIFKNDTFFINVDGKNCQLVGAPTKLDDAADIETLLSVVDFVNLKNTCVELSAA